ATGGAGATCTGAAACATGGAAACAAAATGGTTAGTTGATCAAGCAATCAAAGCCCGTCAAAAAGCATATGTTCCATATTCGAAATTCCAAGTTGGTGCAGCATTGCTGACCGAGAACGATTTATTGTTTCTCGGCTGCAATATTGAAAACGCTTCTTTTGGCATGACAAATTGTGCCGAAAGAACCGCGATATTTAAAGCGGTTTCAGAAGGCGAAAACACCATTAAAGCGATTGCGGTCGTTGGCGAAACAGAAGGGCCGATCTCTCCGTGCGGCGCTTGCCGACAGGTGATTGCGGAATTTTGTAATACCGATACCAGAATTATTCTGGCCAATTTAAAAGGCGACATCAAGGAAACAACGATCAGTGAACTGTTGCCTGGATTCTTTTCTTCAAAAGACTTAACTTAATTTCAGTTCTCACACAATGATGTGAAAATAACAACTAGGGGAAATTATTATGACATATATCATTGCGATTTTAGGACTTGTTGTTGTGCTTGGTTTAGCACTTCTAGCAAGCAATAACCGTAAACAAGTAAATTACAAGCCGATTGCCATTATGATCGTCTTGCAGCTTGTATTGGCCTATGTTCTTTTAAACACCAGATTTGGCTTGGTAGTCATTAAAGGATTTGCGGGTGTGTTCGAAAAGCTGCTTGAATATGCAGCTGCAGGGGTTAACTTCGTATTTGGCGGAATTGCCAATGACG
This genomic stretch from Fictibacillus marinisediminis harbors:
- a CDS encoding cytidine deaminase, which encodes METKWLVDQAIKARQKAYVPYSKFQVGAALLTENDLLFLGCNIENASFGMTNCAERTAIFKAVSEGENTIKAIAVVGETEGPISPCGACRQVIAEFCNTDTRIILANLKGDIKETTISELLPGFFSSKDLT